From Sporichthya brevicatena, one genomic window encodes:
- the gyrB gene encoding DNA topoisomerase (ATP-hydrolyzing) subunit B, with product MRSYDASAIQVLEGLEAVRKRPGMYIGSTGERGLHHLVYEVVDNSVDEALAGFCDQVDVTILADGGVRVVDNGRGIPVDEHPVEKKPAVEVVLTVLHAGGKFGGGGYAVSGGLHGVGVSVVNALSTRVEVEIHRDGYVWRQAYRRGVPEAPLAKGETTDRTGTAVTFWADPEIFETTNYTFETLRRRFEEMAFLNKGLTISLTDERAVEVEDETIEQTEPAHARSVRYMYPGGIVDYVRHLNEAKGEHHKTILSFEAEDTERHMALEIAMQWNTTFNESVFTFANTINTHEGGTHEEGFRSSLTSLVNKFGREWKILKDKDPNLTGEDIREGLTAIVSIKLSEPQFEGQTKTKLGNTEARTFVQTVLNDRLGQWFEQNPEEGKIIARKAIDAATARMAARKARDLARGRKGLLTGGGMPGKLRDCQSREPEKCELYIVEGDSAGGSAVGGRDPMTQAILPIRGKILNVEKARIDRVLQNTEVQAIITALGTGIHDEFDINKLRYHKIILMADADVDGQHIRTLLLTLLFRFMKPLVEAGHVYLAQPPLYKIKWPGGKSNVEYAYSDRERDALLRVGAEAGKKIPKEDGIQRFKGLGEMPAQELWDTTMDPATRILLQVTLDEAALADELFSILMGEDVESRRSFIQRNAKDVRFLDI from the coding sequence CTGCGCTCGTACGACGCCAGCGCCATCCAGGTCCTCGAGGGCCTGGAGGCGGTCCGCAAGCGCCCCGGCATGTACATCGGCTCCACCGGCGAGCGCGGCCTCCACCACCTGGTGTACGAGGTTGTGGACAACTCTGTGGACGAGGCTCTGGCCGGGTTCTGCGACCAGGTCGACGTCACGATCCTGGCCGACGGCGGCGTCCGCGTCGTCGACAACGGCCGCGGCATCCCGGTCGACGAGCACCCGGTCGAGAAGAAGCCGGCCGTCGAGGTCGTCCTCACCGTCCTGCACGCCGGCGGCAAGTTCGGCGGCGGCGGCTACGCGGTCTCCGGTGGTCTGCACGGCGTCGGTGTCTCCGTGGTGAACGCGCTGTCGACCCGGGTCGAGGTCGAGATCCACCGCGACGGCTACGTCTGGCGCCAGGCCTACCGCCGTGGTGTCCCCGAGGCTCCCCTCGCGAAGGGGGAGACGACGGACCGCACCGGGACGGCGGTCACCTTCTGGGCCGACCCGGAGATCTTCGAGACCACGAACTACACGTTCGAGACGCTGCGCCGTCGGTTCGAGGAGATGGCCTTCCTCAACAAGGGCCTGACGATCTCCCTCACCGACGAGCGTGCGGTGGAGGTCGAGGACGAGACCATCGAGCAGACCGAGCCCGCCCACGCGCGATCGGTCCGCTACATGTACCCCGGCGGCATCGTCGACTACGTCCGCCACCTGAACGAGGCCAAGGGCGAGCACCACAAGACGATCCTGTCGTTCGAGGCCGAGGACACCGAGCGCCACATGGCGCTCGAGATCGCGATGCAGTGGAACACCACGTTCAACGAGTCGGTGTTCACCTTCGCGAACACGATCAACACCCACGAGGGCGGCACGCACGAGGAAGGCTTCCGCTCCTCGCTCACGTCGCTGGTCAACAAGTTCGGCCGCGAGTGGAAGATCCTCAAGGACAAGGACCCGAACCTCACCGGTGAGGACATCCGCGAGGGCCTGACGGCGATCGTGTCGATCAAGCTGTCGGAGCCTCAGTTCGAGGGTCAGACGAAGACCAAGCTCGGCAACACCGAGGCGCGCACCTTCGTGCAGACGGTGCTGAACGACCGGCTCGGTCAGTGGTTCGAGCAGAACCCCGAAGAGGGCAAGATCATCGCCCGCAAGGCGATCGACGCCGCGACCGCGCGCATGGCGGCGCGCAAGGCGCGCGACCTCGCCCGCGGCCGCAAGGGTCTGCTCACCGGTGGCGGCATGCCGGGCAAGCTGAGGGACTGTCAGTCACGCGAGCCGGAGAAGTGCGAGCTCTACATCGTCGAGGGTGACTCGGCCGGTGGCTCCGCGGTCGGTGGCCGCGACCCCATGACGCAGGCGATCCTGCCGATCCGCGGCAAGATCCTGAACGTCGAGAAGGCGCGCATCGACCGCGTCCTCCAGAACACCGAGGTCCAGGCGATCATCACGGCGCTGGGCACCGGTATTCACGACGAGTTCGACATCAACAAGCTCCGGTACCACAAGATCATCCTGATGGCCGACGCCGACGTCGACGGCCAGCACATCCGGACGCTGCTGCTGACGCTGCTCTTCCGCTTCATGAAGCCGCTCGTCGAGGCCGGCCACGTGTACCTGGCGCAGCCGCCGCTCTACAAGATCAAGTGGCCCGGCGGGAAGTCGAACGTCGAGTACGCCTACTCCGACCGCGAGCGCGACGCGCTGCTGCGCGTCGGCGCCGAGGCCGGAAAGAAGATCCCGAAGGAAGACGGCATCCAGCGCTTCAAGGGTCTCGGCGAGATGCCGGCGCAGGAGCTGTGGGACACCACGATGGACCCGGCCACCCGGATCCTGCTCCAGGTCACCCTCGACGAGGCCGCCCTGGCCGACGAGTTGTTCTCGATCCTGATGGGCGAGGACGTCGAGTCCCGCCGCAGCTTCATTCAGCGCAACGCGAAGGACGTGCGATTCCTTGACATCTGA